The nucleotide window GGAGAGCTTGAGTTCATCTCGCTGATGCCCGGCAACAATCTTCACGACCGTATGCTGCAAATTTTTGCCGCCGCCGGCGTCAAACCACGCCTCAAGATCGAGCTGAGTCAGCTCGCCACCGCCTATCATCTGGCGGCAGGCGGCTTCGCCGCCGCGTTCGTGAGCGACCGTATGGTTACGAATGCGGGCGCGCCGCTGTGTTTCTACAAAATCGATTCGCCGCTGGCGACGCGGCAGTTTTACGCGCTCCTGCCCAGGCGCGACTACACGGCCAAAGCGGTGCGGCGCTTTATCCAGCTCGTCGGCGAAGTCCTGCGTCCGAAAGCGCGGGCGTAGGGCCAAAGGCGAGCTCGTTTTCGAACGGTAGAGCGCTCTCAGTGGTTCTCCTCCTGCGAAGGAATGTTCCACGTGGAACATTTTCCGCCTCTCTCCCGGCGGCGACCGCCCGAAAACGGAACGCGCCTCAATTCCGACGGTTTTTATTGACTAACACGCCGCGGTCATGACACAATGGCCGCGGCGTTTTTCCCGCGGGAAAAAGCATCTTCCGTTGTCCCGCCAACGAACATTTCACCTAAAATGTGATAGAGTAAAAACGGGAACGGAGAGGGGCTTCGCGCCTTCGCCCCGGATCCGAGGGAACAAAAACGAAGGGGGTTGTCAGCCATGCTGGAATTGAAGAACGTTTCCTTCAGCGTCAGCGAGGACGGCAAGCACAAGGAGATCATTCACGATCTCAGTCTGAAAGTGGACAAGAGAAAATTCGTCGTCGTCACCGGCCCGAACGGCGGCGGCAAGTCGACGCTGGCGCGCCTCATCGCCGGCATCGAAAAGCCCACGGGCGGCCGCATCTTTCTCGACGGCGAAGACGTCACCGATAAAAGCGTCACCGACCGCGCCCGCATGGGCATCGGCTTCGCCTTCCAGCAGCCGGTGCGCTTCAAGGGACTGGAAGTCATCGACCTGCTGCGTCTGGCCGTGGGCAAGGAATTGCTCGTCAGCGAGGCCTGCGAGTATTTGGCTGAGGTGGGGCTGTGCGCCCGCGACTACATCAACCGCGAGGTGAACGCTTCTCTCTCGGGCGGCGAGCTGAAGCGCATCGAGATCGCCACGGTGCTGGCCCGCCGCGCCAAACTTTCGGTCTTCGACGAGCCGGAGGCGGGCATCGACCTGTGGAGTTTCCAGAACCTGATCCGCATCTTCAAGAAAATGCGCGAGGACATCAAGGACAGCTCGATCGTCATCATCTCCCATCAGGAGCGCATCCTCAGCATCGCCGACGAGATCGTCGTGCTGGCGGACGGACGCATCGAAAAGCAGGGGCCGCGCGAGGAAGTTTTTCCCGCGCTGGTCGGCACGGAGTCGGCCGTCGACGTGTGCCACAAGCTCAAGCGGGGGGAGGCCTAGCCATGATGCAGCTGGACGAGATCCAAAAACGCCTGCTGGCGGAGGTGGCCGATCTGCACGAAGTCCCGACGGGCGCGTACAATTTCCGCGCCAACGGGCAACTGGCGGGACGCGCCAACACCGCCCACATCGAAATCAGTTCCAAGGCCGACGGTACGGGCATCGACATCCGCATCGCTCCCGGCACCAAAAACGAGAGCGTGCACATTCCCGTCGTCGTCAGCGCCGCCGGCCTGAAGGAAACGGTCTACAACGACTTCTACGTCGGCGAAGACAGCGACGTGCTCATCGTCGCCGGCTGCGGCATCGACAACTGCGGCCGCCAGGACGCCGAACACGACGGCGTGCACCGCTTTTACGTGGGCAAAAACGCCAGAGTCCGCTACGTGGAAAAGCACTACGGCTCCGGGAGCGGCGAGGGCAAGCGCATCCTCAACCCCCAGACGGAAGTTTACATGGAGGACGGCAGCTCCATGGAGATGGAAATGGTGCAAATCAAAGGCGTCGATTCGACCCAGCGCATGACGATCGCCGAGCTGAAAAAGGACGCCCGGCTCGTGGTGCGCGAGCGTCTCATGACCCACGGCGACCAACAGGCCACAAGCGGTTACCGCGTTTCGTTGAACGGCGACGGTTCCAGCGCTGACGTGGTGTCGCGCTCGGTGGCGCGCGACGCGTCGTTCCAAAAGTTCGACGCCTGCATCGTCGGCAACGCGCAGTGCAGCGGGCACACCGAATGCGATTCGATCATCATGGACAAGGGCAAGATCCTCGCCGTGCCCTCGCTGGAGGCCAACAACGTCGACGCGCAGCTGGTCCACGAGGCGGCCATCGGCAAGATCGCCGGCGACCAGATCGTCAAGCTGATGACGCTGGGCTTGAGCGAACAGCAGGCGGAAGAGCAGATCATCAACGGATTTCTCAAATAAAACCACGCCGGCCGCGGGAAGCCTCTCGTTTTCCGCGGCCGGTCCGTTTGTCTTGACTAACACAGGGCGGCTGTGTCACAATACGCGCCGTGAGGGAGTAGCAAGCGCTCCGGGGGGAGCGCAGCACGTCAACATGCTGACCGCAAGGGTCTGGTGTGCTTTAAACTGCGAGACTCATGTATAACTGCCAGGCTATACATGAGGACGATCAAAAAAACGACATCCGGGTATAGCCGAGGCTATGCCCGGATTTTTTTTGTTCCGGCGGCCGATCATTCAGGATGGGGTGGCTGAAATGAGTTTGAGTTTCATGTTTGTGCTGAACTGCGCGCTGCTGGGCGTGGGACTGTCGATGGACGCCTTTTCGGTGTCGATGGTCAATGGGCTGAACGAGCCGCGCATGGGTGTACGGCGAGGATGCGCCGTCGCCGGCGTGTACGCTTTTTTCCAGGCGCTGATGCCGATGACGGGCTGGGTCTGCGTGCGCACCATCGTCGAGATTTTTCGTTCCTTCCAAAAGGCTGTGCCCTGGATCGCGCTGATCCTGCTGCTTGGTATCGGCGGCAAGATGGTGCTCGAAGGGCTGCGCGGCGGACGCGAGGATTGCGCCGCGCCCCGGCTGACGCCCGGAGCGCTCTTTCTGCAGGGCGTGGCCACGTCCATCGACGCGCTCTCGGTCGGCTTCACGATCGCCGCATACGACTGCGCCGCGGCGCTGGCCGCCTCGCTGATCATCTCCGCCGTCACGTTTGCGGTCTGCGGCGCCGGGCTGCTGATCGGCAAAAAGATCGGCACGGCTTTGTCCGGCCGGGCGACGATCCTCGGCGGCGTGATCCTGATCGGCATCGGCCTCGAGATCTTCGCCGCCGGCGTGCTCTAATGCTGGGACACGGGATAAAAAATGCCGGAAACTCAATCGCGAGCTTCCGGCATTTTTTTACGGCTGAATTTTTACAGCGCGCGGTACTCCACCGTGCCGTCGATCATGGTCATGACGGGATGGCAGCGGGTGTCGAGCGGGTTGCCGTTCCACAGCACGAGATCGGCGTCTTTGCCGGCGTCGATGGAGCCGACGCGGTCTTCGATGCCGAGGTGCTCGGCGCTGGACAGCGTGACGCAGCGCAGAGCCTCGGCTTCGGTCAGCCCGGCGCGGGCGGCCAGCGAAGCGGAGACGATCTGTCCGTAAAGCGGGATCACGGGATGGTCGGTGAGGATGCAGATGTGCACGCCGGCGTCGCGCAGGGCGAGCAAGGTTTCCCAGCCCTGATGGCGCAGTTCGGGCTTGACGGGCACGCCGAAGGTGGGGCCGACGGCGGCCTTGACGTGGTGCGCGGCCAGCCACGGGGCGATGAACTGTCCTTCGGTGCAGTGCTCGATGGTGAAATCGAGGCCGAACTCCTCGGCGATGCGCACGGCGGTGCAGATGTCGTCGGCGCGGTGGCTGTGGACGCTGAGTTTGATCTTGCGGTCGAGCACGAGGGAGAGCGCTTCCATGTCCAAGTTGGTCTCGAAGGCTTCGCCGTCTTTGCGGCACTTTTTCTTTTCCAGATAGTTGCGGGCGTCCTGCAGGGCTTTGCGCATGATGTAGGCGTTGCCCATGCGGGTCGTGGGCGTGCGGTGGCCGTTGTCCTTGTAGACGCGGATCGGGTTTTCGCCGAGAGCGGCCTTCATGCAGGAGGGCGATTTGACGAGCATTTCCTCGACGACGCTGGCCCGTTTGAGTTTGATGATGGCGCCCGTGCCGCCGATGACGTTGGCGCTGCCGGGTAAAGTCTGCACGCAGGTGACGCCGCCTTTTTCGCGCGATTCGGCCACGCTTTTGTCGCGCACGTAGATGGAATCGAGAATGCTCAGCCCAGGCGTGACGGGATTGGTCATCTCGTTGATGTCGCTCATGCCGTACAGTTCCATCTCTTCGGACGTGGTGATGTGGGTATGGGCGTCGACCAGGCCGGGCGTCAGCGTCAGGCCGCGGGCGTCGATGATCTCCGTGCCCTCGGGGGCGCCGAGGTGTTCGCCGACGCCGGCGATCTTCGTTCCGTCCACAAGCACCGCGCCGTTCTCGATCGGCGCGGCGGAAACGGGCAGCACGCGCGCATTGACAATCAGTTTCATAACAAAAGAACCTCCCCTGAAATTTATGATGCGCGTCCCCTAAAAATTCCCCCAGGGAACGTTCGTCACCAAAATCTGCGTTTCGTCGTCGCCGGGATAAAACGTGTCCGGCTCTTCGGCGTAATACTCGAAGATGAATTCGCCCGCGTCCCAGCGAGGAAGCACGGTCCATTCTTCGGTGCGGAACGCGATGGTCTCGTCGTCGATGCCGCGCAGCGCCGGCGTCATCTCCGCCAGCAAAAAGGCGAAGCGTTCCTTGAATTGGCCCCATTCGATCGTCTCTGTCTGAAGCATGGCGTCTCATTCCTCCCTGCCGGGTCGATCTGATCCGTCAAAAGGATAGCAGATTTATACACCTTTGCAAGTGAATAAATTCGGTTATAATAGGCAGCGTTGCACGAACATTTTGTGCGCCTCGCGCACAGGAAGCGATTTCAAGGAGGAATTTCTCAGATGAAAAAGTTGTTTGCCGCCGCGGCGGCGCTCTCGGTCCTTCTGGCCGGTTCGGCGTTTGCGGCCGACCAAAACGCCGACAAAAAGGTGCTGGCCACCGTCGCCGGCGAAACGATCACGCAGGCCGACCTCGATCAGGCCATGAGCGGTTTCGATCCGCAGCAGCGCGCGGCCTACGCTTCGCCGGAAGGACAGGCCCAGCTGCTGGACAATCTGATCGACTTCAAGGTCTTTGCGCGCTCGGGGCGCGAGCAGAAGCTGCAGAACTCGCCCAAGTACAAGGAGGCCATGGCCAACCTCGAGCAGCGCCTGCTCTTCACGCTGGCCACGGAGAAGATCCTCGACGAAGCCGGCAAGACGCCCGCGACCGATCAGGACGCGCAGAAATATTACGACGAGCACAAGGAGATCTTCCAGGTTCCCGCCGCGATCCGCGCCTCGCACATCCTGATCCGCGCCGACAAGAACATGCCCGCCAAGGATCAGAAAGCCGCCCAGGAAAAGGCCGCCGACCTGATCCGCGACATCAAAGCCGGCAAGACCACGTTCGAGGACGCCGCCAAGAACAACTCCGCCGACGGCACGCGCAGCCGCGGCGGCGACCTTGGCTATTTCAGCAAAGGGCAGATGGTGCCCGAGTTCGAGAAGGCCGCCTTCGCCCTGAAAAAGGGCGAGATGACCGCCAAGCCCGTCAAGACCGATTTCGGCTATCACGTCATCAAGGCCACCGACAGCCGCGACGCCTCGATCCGTCCGTTCGCCGAGGTGAAGGAAGACATCAAGGCCGACCTCGTGCGCCAGAAACAGGTCAAGGCCATCCAGGACGAACGCGACGCGCTGCGCGCCCGCTACGGCGTGAAGATCGCCGCGCCCGAGGCGCCCGCCTCCGGCGACAAAAAGCCCGCCAAGTAATGCGCCTCAAAAAAAAGAGAGACTCTGCGGAGCCTCTCTTTTTTTTGAGGCGGCACGTTGAGATTTTCGAAAGGGCAGAGTAGAATGGATCAGTTTCCGTATAAAACCACGCTTCGGCCGCTGCGGCCGAAATCGAACGCAGGAAGGGGAGTTTTCTCATGAAGTACGATTTCACGAGCATCATCGACCGCCACGGCCGCGACGCCCTCGCCGTAGACAATCTCGGAGCCGGCATGGCCCCCAATCCGCCCAAACCGGGGTTCGACTCGATCCCGATGTGGATCGCCGACATGAACTTCGCCACCGTGCCCACCGTGCCCGAAGCGATGATCGAGCGCGCGAAACATCCGCTCTACGGTTACTTCGCGCCCAAAAAGGAATATTATCAGTCCATCATCGACTGGCAGGCGAAGCGCAACGGCGTCGCCGGGCTCGAAGCGAAGCACATCGGCTACGAGAACGGCGTGCTCGGCGGCGTGGCCAGCGCGCTGAACGTGATCTGCTCGCGGGGCGGCAACGTGTTGCTCCACTCCCCCACTTACATCGGTTTCACCAACACGCTGAACAACAACGGCTGGCACATCGTCCACTCGCCGCTGAAGCGCGACGCGCAGGGCGTGTGGCGCATGGATTACGCCGACATGGAAAAGAAGATCGCGGAGAACAAGATCCACGCCGCCATCTTCTGCTCGCCCCACAATCCCTGCGGCCGCGTATGGGAGCGCGAAGAGATCGAGACGGCCATGGAGATCTACCGCACGCACGACGTGTTCGTGATCTCCGACGAGATCTGGTCCGACCTGACGCTCGACGGTTATAAGCACATCCCCACGCAGAGCGTCGGCGACGACGCGAGAAACCGCACCGTCGCGCTCTACGCTCCCAGCAAAACCTTCAACCTCGCCGGGCTGATCGGCAGTTACCACATCATCTACAACGACTGGCTGCGCGAGCGCATCGACAAGGAATCGTCGCTGTCGCACTACAACAGCATGAACGTGCTTTCCATGCACGCGCTGATCGGCGCCTACACGCCCGCAGGGCACGAATGGGTGGACGAGCTGCGCCAGGTGCTGACGGAAAACGTGAACTACGCTTACGATTACATCAAAGAGCATTTCGACGGCGTCGATCTGGCCAAACCTCAGGGCACCTACATGCTCTTCATCGACTGCGAGCAGTGGTGCAAAAAACACGGCAAGACCATCGACGACGTGCACCGGGCCGGTTCCGACGTGGGCGTGTCATGGCAGGACGGGCGCATGTTCAACGGCCCGTACAGCATCCGCGTCAATCTGGCGCTGCCGCTGTCGCGCGTCAAAGAGGCCATGGCGCGCATGGATAAGTACGTCTTCAACGCCCGATAAAACTCGAGCCCGCCTCCTTTCGCGGAAGCGGGCTTTTTCGTCCGCGTCGGCACAAGAGTTTTCTCTGCGCGCGGCGTGATGACGTTCCTTCGGGGCGGAGCTTTTACGGCGGCGCAATTCATTCGCGAAAGGAGCGACCTCCATGCTGAGAGAATTTCTGGCAATGGGCGCGGCCTTCGGCTTTCTCATTTTCTTCCCTAAAGGAAAGCTGTGGAACGGCGCCTCGCTGCTGCTCACGGGGCTGATCATGGGACTCGGCGCCGGTCAGTCCCCAAAAGTTGTCGCGGAAAACTTTACCGGCATCGTCACCTCGCCGCCGACCATGAAAACCATCGCCGTCATCCTGCAGATCGGCGTTCTCAGCGCGCTGATGAAGCAGTACGACATCCTCGGCCGGCTTGTGGAAGCCTTCAAGGACGTTTTTTCGTCGGCCAAAGCGGTGATCATGATCCTGCCGGCGGCGATCGGCATGGTTTCGGTGCCCGGCGGCGCGGGCATCTCCAGCCCCTTCGTCGACGAACTGGGCGACAACCTCAGGCTGCCCGTGTTCAAGCGCGCGGCGCTCAACCTGACCTTCCGTCACTGCGCCTTCTTCCTGCTGCCGACGAGCAGCTCGATGATCGTTTTCTCCAACATGGCGCCGCACGTCAGCCTGTACAAGCTGATCGCGCTCAACGTCGCCTTTGTCGCCGGCATGGAGTTCACGTCTTACCTGCTTTACCTGCGCGGCGCCTCGGCGCCGGTCGCTTCGCGCTCCGGCGGCGGGCACACACTCCGCGGGCTCGTCGACATTCTCAAATACATGTCGCCGATCTACGTCATCGTGCTGCTCAACGGTCTGTTCAAGGTGCCCATGTACCTGAGCGCCTTCGCTTCGCTGATGCTGATCCTGGCCGGTTGGGGGCGGCGCGACGCAAAAGCCTACGCGCGCGCGTTCTGGCAGGGGCTCAGCGGCCAAACTTTCGTGACGATGCTGGGCATCTATTTCATGCAGAACACCGTGCGGGACCTGACCGGCATCATGGGCGCCTTTCAAAACATGTTCGTGCGATCGTCGGAGTTCGGCGTGCTGCTGGTGATCGCGGGCGCGGCGCTGCTTTTCGGCCTCACCACGGGGCTCAGCTACGTGCCGCTGGGCGTTTTGGTGCCGCTGCTGACGAGCCTGCACCTGCCGCCGGCGGAAGAGCTGCTCTACTGCGTTTTCATCTACACGTGGAGCTTCAACGGCTATTTCTTTTCGCCCCTGCACCTGTGCCAAGCGCTCACCCTGCAGCAGATGAACTGTTCCGTCTCCGCGCTGGACAAAGGGTACCTGCCGCTGATGATCGAGATGGCCGTGGCTCCGTTCGTCATTTTCGGCCTGTACAGAACGATCCTGCTGTGACCGCCGCGCCCTGAAAGCACCTGCCAACGCCCCCAAAAGCGCTCTGCCGCCAACGGCAAAGCGCGCTTTTACGCAGCTGAACATTTCACTTTTCCAGTCCGGATTGTTTTTCCCTTGTTGACGTCCGGTAACAAATACGGCGAATTGCGCGGCATAAAAATTTTATAGTGATCATTATCATCATTTTGCGGAGTGGAAAATCATGAACAAGAGAAAAGAAGAGCAGCTGAAACGGATCCTTCAGGCCATCAAGAGCGGTGAAATCGTCAACGACGGCAAGCTGCCGACGGAACGAGAGCTGGAAAGACATTTCAGCATGTCGCGGCTGCATATCCGCGAGTGTCTGAACATCCTCGAAGCTTACGGCGTGCTGGAAATCCGCGAACGCCAGGGTATTTTCGTGGAAAGCCACGATGTCAGCGGGGCCTTTCGTTCGCTGGACGACTTTCAGTCCGCCTGGCCGGTCGGACTCTATGACGAGATTTCGGAAGTGCGCCGTCTCGTCGAGG belongs to Pyramidobacter piscolens W5455 and includes:
- a CDS encoding amidohydrolase encodes the protein MKLIVNARVLPVSAAPIENGAVLVDGTKIAGVGEHLGAPEGTEIIDARGLTLTPGLVDAHTHITTSEEMELYGMSDINEMTNPVTPGLSILDSIYVRDKSVAESREKGGVTCVQTLPGSANVIGGTGAIIKLKRASVVEEMLVKSPSCMKAALGENPIRVYKDNGHRTPTTRMGNAYIMRKALQDARNYLEKKKCRKDGEAFETNLDMEALSLVLDRKIKLSVHSHRADDICTAVRIAEEFGLDFTIEHCTEGQFIAPWLAAHHVKAAVGPTFGVPVKPELRHQGWETLLALRDAGVHICILTDHPVIPLYGQIVSASLAARAGLTEAEALRCVTLSSAEHLGIEDRVGSIDAGKDADLVLWNGNPLDTRCHPVMTMIDGTVEYRAL
- a CDS encoding SufB/SufD family protein, with translation MMQLDEIQKRLLAEVADLHEVPTGAYNFRANGQLAGRANTAHIEISSKADGTGIDIRIAPGTKNESVHIPVVVSAAGLKETVYNDFYVGEDSDVLIVAGCGIDNCGRQDAEHDGVHRFYVGKNARVRYVEKHYGSGSGEGKRILNPQTEVYMEDGSSMEMEMVQIKGVDSTQRMTIAELKKDARLVVRERLMTHGDQQATSGYRVSLNGDGSSADVVSRSVARDASFQKFDACIVGNAQCSGHTECDSIIMDKGKILAVPSLEANNVDAQLVHEAAIGKIAGDQIVKLMTLGLSEQQAEEQIINGFLK
- a CDS encoding DUF401 family protein; this encodes MLREFLAMGAAFGFLIFFPKGKLWNGASLLLTGLIMGLGAGQSPKVVAENFTGIVTSPPTMKTIAVILQIGVLSALMKQYDILGRLVEAFKDVFSSAKAVIMILPAAIGMVSVPGGAGISSPFVDELGDNLRLPVFKRAALNLTFRHCAFFLLPTSSSMIVFSNMAPHVSLYKLIALNVAFVAGMEFTSYLLYLRGASAPVASRSGGGHTLRGLVDILKYMSPIYVIVLLNGLFKVPMYLSAFASLMLILAGWGRRDAKAYARAFWQGLSGQTFVTMLGIYFMQNTVRDLTGIMGAFQNMFVRSSEFGVLLVIAGAALLFGLTTGLSYVPLGVLVPLLTSLHLPPAEELLYCVFIYTWSFNGYFFSPLHLCQALTLQQMNCSVSALDKGYLPLMIEMAVAPFVIFGLYRTILL
- a CDS encoding ABC transporter ATP-binding protein → MLELKNVSFSVSEDGKHKEIIHDLSLKVDKRKFVVVTGPNGGGKSTLARLIAGIEKPTGGRIFLDGEDVTDKSVTDRARMGIGFAFQQPVRFKGLEVIDLLRLAVGKELLVSEACEYLAEVGLCARDYINREVNASLSGGELKRIEIATVLARRAKLSVFDEPEAGIDLWSFQNLIRIFKKMREDIKDSSIVIISHQERILSIADEIVVLADGRIEKQGPREEVFPALVGTESAVDVCHKLKRGEA
- a CDS encoding MalY/PatB family protein, which produces MKYDFTSIIDRHGRDALAVDNLGAGMAPNPPKPGFDSIPMWIADMNFATVPTVPEAMIERAKHPLYGYFAPKKEYYQSIIDWQAKRNGVAGLEAKHIGYENGVLGGVASALNVICSRGGNVLLHSPTYIGFTNTLNNNGWHIVHSPLKRDAQGVWRMDYADMEKKIAENKIHAAIFCSPHNPCGRVWEREEIETAMEIYRTHDVFVISDEIWSDLTLDGYKHIPTQSVGDDARNRTVALYAPSKTFNLAGLIGSYHIIYNDWLRERIDKESSLSHYNSMNVLSMHALIGAYTPAGHEWVDELRQVLTENVNYAYDYIKEHFDGVDLAKPQGTYMLFIDCEQWCKKHGKTIDDVHRAGSDVGVSWQDGRMFNGPYSIRVNLALPLSRVKEAMARMDKYVFNAR
- a CDS encoding peptidylprolyl isomerase — encoded protein: MKKLFAAAAALSVLLAGSAFAADQNADKKVLATVAGETITQADLDQAMSGFDPQQRAAYASPEGQAQLLDNLIDFKVFARSGREQKLQNSPKYKEAMANLEQRLLFTLATEKILDEAGKTPATDQDAQKYYDEHKEIFQVPAAIRASHILIRADKNMPAKDQKAAQEKAADLIRDIKAGKTTFEDAAKNNSADGTRSRGGDLGYFSKGQMVPEFEKAAFALKKGEMTAKPVKTDFGYHVIKATDSRDASIRPFAEVKEDIKADLVRQKQVKAIQDERDALRARYGVKIAAPEAPASGDKKPAK
- a CDS encoding manganese efflux pump MntP family protein; the protein is MSLSFMFVLNCALLGVGLSMDAFSVSMVNGLNEPRMGVRRGCAVAGVYAFFQALMPMTGWVCVRTIVEIFRSFQKAVPWIALILLLGIGGKMVLEGLRGGREDCAAPRLTPGALFLQGVATSIDALSVGFTIAAYDCAAALAASLIISAVTFAVCGAGLLIGKKIGTALSGRATILGGVILIGIGLEIFAAGVL